Proteins from a genomic interval of Actinomycetota bacterium:
- a CDS encoding leucyl aminopeptidase yields MSVDATPTIASLSLKSGNPLTTPTDVVVLATTTDNKFDIVANGLPKSALTKIKAALSAVGASGGSEEVVRIPAGNLASAQVIVAVGLGSIRNGISEETLRRSAGAATRNLAGFKRVSLALPASYAEAAGAILEGAALGAYSFTDHRHSSLSKSKSPVKSLTLFADDARSADFRAALNRARVVTQNVVFARNLINYSPLHLPPAELANEAKKHLADTAVKITVLDEKALLKEGYGGIMAVGQGSARPPRLIRMTYSPKNAVAHIALVGKGITFDTGGISLKPPASMHEMKADMSGAAAVVATIKAVAELELPVQVTAYAACAENMPGGKAQRPGDVISIYGGRTVEVLNTDAEGRLVMADALVRAAEDKPDLVIDVATLTGAALIALGFRTAGVLGDDEVRDAVMSAASRAGEEFWPMPMPAELRPPMESLVADIANIGQREGGMLAAGLFLKEFIAQGLTWGHLDIAGPAFNPSAPYGYVPKGGVGFGVRTLVALIEDLAAESVSF; encoded by the coding sequence ATGAGCGTGGATGCCACCCCTACTATTGCCAGCCTGAGCCTGAAGTCAGGCAATCCCCTGACCACGCCAACCGATGTTGTGGTACTGGCAACAACAACCGACAACAAGTTTGACATAGTGGCAAATGGCCTGCCTAAAAGTGCGCTGACAAAAATTAAAGCTGCTCTCAGTGCTGTTGGGGCTAGCGGCGGTAGTGAAGAGGTAGTGCGAATTCCGGCCGGCAATCTTGCTTCTGCCCAGGTAATTGTCGCGGTTGGACTCGGATCGATTCGCAATGGCATCTCAGAGGAAACATTACGGCGCTCAGCTGGTGCTGCAACTCGTAACTTGGCTGGATTCAAGCGAGTGTCCCTAGCCCTACCAGCAAGTTACGCCGAAGCCGCTGGTGCAATTCTTGAGGGCGCTGCGCTAGGTGCTTACTCGTTTACTGACCATCGCCATTCGTCGCTTTCAAAGAGCAAGTCACCAGTTAAGTCACTAACTTTGTTTGCTGATGATGCCCGCAGTGCAGATTTTCGAGCTGCACTAAATCGTGCTCGAGTAGTTACCCAGAATGTGGTGTTCGCTCGCAACTTGATCAACTATTCACCGCTGCACTTGCCGCCTGCTGAGTTGGCCAACGAAGCCAAGAAGCATCTAGCCGATACGGCAGTCAAGATTACTGTTCTTGACGAGAAGGCTTTGCTTAAGGAGGGTTACGGCGGCATCATGGCAGTTGGCCAAGGCTCTGCTCGCCCTCCGCGTTTGATTCGAATGACCTACAGTCCGAAAAACGCCGTTGCCCACATTGCACTGGTTGGAAAGGGCATCACATTTGATACTGGCGGCATCTCACTAAAACCACCAGCGAGCATGCATGAGATGAAGGCAGACATGAGTGGCGCGGCTGCAGTGGTTGCGACCATCAAGGCAGTTGCCGAACTTGAACTTCCGGTACAAGTAACTGCCTACGCCGCGTGTGCCGAGAATATGCCGGGCGGAAAAGCCCAACGTCCAGGTGATGTCATTTCGATCTACGGCGGGCGAACCGTTGAAGTGCTTAACACTGATGCTGAAGGTCGCCTAGTGATGGCCGATGCGCTAGTACGTGCCGCTGAAGATAAGCCAGATTTGGTAATCGACGTGGCAACCTTGACTGGCGCTGCGCTAATCGCGCTTGGCTTTCGCACTGCAGGTGTATTGGGCGATGACGAAGTTCGCGACGCCGTCATGAGCGCTGCCAGTCGCGCGGGTGAGGAGTTTTGGCCCATGCCAATGCCTGCCGAACTGCGTCCCCCGATGGAGTCCTTAGTTGCAGACATCGCCAACATTGGCCAGCGCGAAGGTGGAATGTTGGCCGCTGGACTATTCCTAAAGGAATTTATTGCTCAAGGCCTGACCTGGGGCCATCTTGACATTGCTGGGCCGGCTTTTAATCCAAGCGCTCCTTATGGGTATGTGCCAAAAGGTGGCGTGGGCTTTGGGGTTCGCACTCTGGTTGCACTGATCGAAGATTTAGCTGCAGAATCCGTTTCCTTCTAG